From one Staphylococcus kloosii genomic stretch:
- a CDS encoding NmrA family NAD(P)-binding protein, with the protein MKKVLLTGATGYIGGHLKAKLKQNYEVIAVSRNIDNKTQETNVTWRAADMFDLEETKEVMQDVDTAVYLVHSMMPNAKLTQANFEDMDALLADNFAKAAKANGVKHIVFMSGLIPDTDELSPHLRSRLECERILGSYGIPVSTLRAGLIIGSKGSSYPILKKLVERLPMLVLPSWAYNTTLPVAIDDVINGLERIVDRNPSNNESIDIGGPEHMTYKDLFSHTANVLDKNLPMLDLPIIPIWLSKYWVKLISGVPKEMVYPLMDSLIHDMTRDQDKTVEGISIGKIDYESSVERALEEEQSMQPKSKGKNNSKQGMTIKDVRAITRISIPEGFTMDDVANTYGNFLNKITFNMVESAIDENYFAIKLLWLDKLLLLLEKDHKASDDDRVVYQIVGGELAHAEDGGSATLEFRRIINSAQGLVALQEYQPTLPWIVYKFTQAKLHKTVMNLFTLKMKKLAHKKNASNNKMTKATSITVLGFLGIVAAKKVKSYLAKHNNMSNAEL; encoded by the coding sequence ATGAAAAAAGTATTACTCACTGGTGCCACGGGCTATATTGGTGGTCATCTTAAAGCAAAATTAAAGCAGAACTATGAAGTTATTGCAGTTTCTAGAAATATTGATAATAAGACTCAAGAAACGAATGTTACTTGGCGGGCTGCAGATATGTTTGACTTAGAAGAAACTAAAGAAGTAATGCAAGATGTTGATACAGCAGTTTATTTAGTACATTCAATGATGCCTAATGCTAAATTAACGCAAGCTAATTTTGAAGATATGGATGCTTTATTAGCAGATAACTTTGCTAAAGCCGCAAAGGCTAATGGTGTGAAGCACATCGTATTTATGAGTGGGTTGATACCAGATACAGATGAGTTGTCGCCACACCTTAGAAGTCGTTTAGAATGCGAGCGTATATTAGGATCTTATGGTATTCCAGTAAGTACACTACGCGCTGGGTTAATCATTGGCTCTAAGGGAAGTTCTTATCCTATCTTAAAAAAACTTGTTGAACGTTTGCCAATGTTAGTGTTACCAAGTTGGGCATATAATACGACGCTACCAGTAGCTATCGATGATGTTATCAATGGTTTAGAGCGCATAGTTGACCGTAATCCTAGCAACAACGAGTCTATTGATATTGGTGGTCCAGAACATATGACTTATAAAGATTTATTTAGTCATACTGCAAATGTGCTAGATAAAAACTTGCCAATGTTGGATTTACCAATTATTCCGATTTGGCTTAGTAAATACTGGGTGAAACTGATTTCTGGCGTACCTAAAGAAATGGTTTATCCCTTAATGGATAGCCTCATTCATGATATGACGCGAGACCAAGATAAGACGGTCGAAGGTATTTCTATAGGAAAAATTGACTACGAAAGCAGTGTAGAACGTGCATTAGAAGAAGAACAGTCAATGCAGCCTAAATCTAAAGGCAAGAACAATTCAAAACAAGGAATGACAATTAAAGACGTACGAGCAATTACACGAATATCTATACCTGAAGGCTTCACGATGGATGACGTAGCAAACACTTATGGTAACTTCCTAAATAAAATAACCTTCAATATGGTTGAAAGTGCCATCGACGAAAATTATTTCGCAATTAAGTTGCTATGGCTAGATAAACTCTTGTTATTACTAGAAAAAGATCATAAGGCATCAGATGACGACCGAGTAGTTTATCAAATTGTAGGTGGTGAGTTAGCTCATGCCGAGGATGGTGGAAGTGCTACTTTAGAGTTCCGTAGAATTATTAATTCGGCGCAAGGCTTGGTTGCATTACAAGAATATCAACCGACATTACCTTGGATTGTTTATAAATTTACCCAAGCTAAATTACACAAAACCGTAATGAATTTATTTACTTTGAAAATGAAAAAGTTAGCACATAAGAAAAATGCTTCAAATAATAAGATGACTAAAGCGACTAGTATTACTGTATTAGGTTTTTTAGGCATAGTAGCCGCGAAAAAAGTCAAATCATATTTAGCGAAACATAACAATATGTCTAATGCAGAATTATAA
- a CDS encoding TspO/MBR family protein produces the protein MKYIKLVVEALLPFIGGNLIGKYAVKNARKDYRQNVKPPLSPPGYIFPIVWPVLYVSMGVAFVTAKNKKNSKVINSLHYSQLGLNFLWSLLYFRYKLRGAAVVESFVLFTAVTSTTATYFQTNKTSGSLMVPYVAWSGYASYLATGNWLLNKDKAHYTNN, from the coding sequence ATGAAATATATTAAATTAGTGGTCGAAGCTCTATTGCCGTTTATAGGAGGCAACTTAATAGGTAAATACGCAGTGAAAAATGCTCGCAAAGATTATCGGCAAAATGTTAAACCGCCACTATCTCCACCGGGGTACATTTTTCCAATTGTTTGGCCAGTCTTATATGTAAGTATGGGCGTAGCGTTTGTAACTGCTAAAAATAAAAAGAATAGTAAAGTGATTAACAGCTTGCATTACAGTCAATTAGGATTGAACTTCTTATGGTCGTTACTTTACTTCAGATATAAATTGCGTGGCGCGGCTGTAGTTGAAAGTTTTGTCTTATTTACTGCTGTTACATCTACAACTGCAACTTATTTTCAAACTAATAAAACCAGTGGTAGCTTGATGGTACCTTATGTTGCTTGGTCTGGTTATGCCAGCTATTTAGCTACGGGTAACTGGTTGTTAAACAAAGATAAAGCACATTATACGAATAACTAA
- a CDS encoding glycosyl-4,4'-diaponeurosporenoate acyltransferase CrtO family protein, with translation MKKAALYCTLFWLTVHMSVSILGTFIPNNFFVKNKRFFNSHQWEREGQFWQQYFKVKKWKDYLPDGSKINPKIRSKKQLAKFDDKTKVKQFIIETRRAELIHVLCILPGFVFYKQRPLIKYINIVYPFVANAPFIIAQRYNRPKFERFYNKL, from the coding sequence ATGAAAAAAGCAGCTTTGTATTGCACGCTCTTTTGGCTTACCGTCCATATGTCTGTATCGATATTAGGGACATTTATACCCAATAATTTTTTCGTTAAAAACAAACGTTTTTTTAACTCACATCAATGGGAACGTGAAGGACAATTTTGGCAACAATATTTTAAGGTGAAGAAATGGAAGGATTATTTACCTGACGGTAGTAAAATCAATCCTAAAATTAGAAGCAAAAAACAACTAGCCAAATTCGACGATAAGACAAAAGTTAAACAATTTATTATTGAAACGCGTAGAGCGGAGCTTATTCATGTTTTATGTATTCTTCCAGGCTTTGTTTTTTATAAACAGCGCCCGCTAATAAAATATATAAATATAGTTTATCCGTTTGTAGCAAATGCACCATTTATTATTGCACAACGCTACAATAGACCAAAGTTTGAGCGTTTTTATAATAAATTATAA
- a CDS encoding phytoene desaturase family protein — MNRRVVVIGGGLGGISAAIRMAQEGYEVDLYEQNKHIGGKVNRLETEGFGFDLGPSILTMPRVFEKLFKYSEKQLVDYVEIQRLDLQIRNFYPDETVIDLFDSVGSTISNNTTLDEQDRQELNQFYDYAQKILRVTEKGYFAKGLDTIPELIKFHGPVKALKEFDYFSTMQQAINKRVSSPYLRQMLGYFIKYVGSSAYDAPAVLTLLPQMQQEQGLWYVKGGIHKLAEALHKLAEEEGVNIYLNQKIKHLAHSHNQISSIVLEDGHIVKADYFISNMEVIPLYRDLLHFDQAQIAKLEHKFEPASSGYVMHLGVNKQYPELKHHNFFFSNDAEINYDEVFREYQLPSDPTIYVVNVNKTDESQVPANCENIKVLPHIPYIQDEPFSVEQYALFRERILEKLENMGLDNLREHIIYEDIWTPHDIENTYNSNKGAIYGVVSDKRKNHGFKFPKHSQYYKNLYFVGGSVNPGPGMPMVTLSGMQVADKILKANRK; from the coding sequence ATCAACCGTCGTGTAGTAGTTATTGGTGGCGGCTTAGGAGGTATAAGCGCTGCGATTAGAATGGCACAAGAAGGTTATGAAGTAGATCTTTACGAGCAAAACAAACATATTGGTGGCAAGGTTAATCGACTTGAAACAGAGGGATTTGGCTTTGATTTAGGTCCATCTATTTTAACGATGCCACGAGTATTCGAAAAACTATTTAAGTATAGTGAGAAACAACTCGTAGATTATGTAGAAATACAACGGTTAGATTTACAAATTCGTAATTTTTATCCCGATGAAACTGTGATAGATTTGTTTGACTCTGTAGGCTCGACAATAAGCAATAATACGACGTTAGATGAGCAAGATCGCCAAGAGTTAAATCAATTTTATGATTACGCGCAAAAAATTCTTCGAGTAACTGAAAAAGGATATTTTGCTAAGGGTTTAGATACTATTCCTGAATTAATTAAGTTTCACGGGCCGGTTAAAGCATTAAAGGAATTTGATTACTTTTCAACGATGCAACAAGCAATTAATAAACGTGTGAGCAGTCCTTATTTAAGACAGATGCTGGGCTATTTTATTAAATACGTTGGTTCATCTGCATATGATGCGCCGGCAGTTCTAACGTTATTGCCTCAAATGCAACAGGAACAAGGATTATGGTATGTCAAAGGTGGTATTCACAAATTGGCTGAAGCTTTACACAAATTAGCTGAAGAAGAAGGCGTGAATATTTATTTAAACCAAAAAATAAAACATCTTGCGCATAGTCATAATCAAATTAGTTCAATTGTATTAGAAGATGGCCATATCGTGAAGGCCGATTATTTCATCTCAAATATGGAAGTTATTCCATTATACCGAGACTTATTGCATTTCGACCAAGCGCAGATAGCTAAACTGGAACATAAATTTGAACCAGCAAGTTCTGGCTATGTTATGCACTTAGGTGTAAATAAACAATATCCAGAACTAAAACATCATAATTTTTTCTTCTCTAACGACGCTGAAATAAATTACGATGAGGTATTTAGAGAATATCAGCTTCCATCAGATCCCACGATTTACGTTGTAAATGTAAATAAAACCGATGAAAGTCAAGTGCCTGCTAATTGTGAAAATATAAAAGTATTACCACATATTCCATATATACAAGACGAACCATTTTCAGTAGAGCAATACGCACTATTTCGAGAACGCATTTTAGAAAAGCTTGAAAACATGGGCTTAGATAATTTGAGAGAACATATTATATATGAAGATATATGGACACCTCATGATATTGAAAATACGTATAATTCGAATAAGGGTGCGATATATGGCGTGGTATCCGATAAAAGGAAAAATCATGGATTTAAATTTCCTAAACATAGTCAATATTATAAGAATTTATATTTTGTTGGTGGTTCAGTCAATCCAGGCCCAGGTATGCCAATGGTAACGCTTAGTGGTATGCAAGTGGCGGATAAAATACTAAAAGCCAATAGAAAGTAG
- a CDS encoding glycosyltransferase: MVTSIIICILIILLLCAMLSGFLMFRYRRRIKFEHNPADFYEATVIIPARNEANNLPQLLTSLNKYEGLEIIVMDDQSTDNTKDIAKSYGVKVYDVPENKGWSGKSYACWEGAKKAQHSLLLFLDADVRLAQRYSIEYIFHQYKHQNYRGLLTIQPYHRISKLYENFSAIFNLMTVIGLNVFSYNATVDDKKGAFGPILCTNKADYVKTKGHYNARHSIIEGVAISKAYNNMHLPVELFEGVGVADFRMYPNGLSELIGGWSKHIAAGSSITKKSVIRLILTWLSGSFLSLIILILAMTFNIGQILFCVALYTIYSLQFTFFMRRIGNFNVLVLFLFHPILFLFFIVIFAKSWIDINLLKTVKWKGRKIKTK, from the coding sequence ATGGTAACTTCTATTATTATTTGCATTTTAATCATTCTATTACTTTGCGCAATGCTTAGTGGTTTCTTAATGTTTCGCTACAGACGTCGTATTAAGTTTGAACATAATCCTGCTGATTTTTATGAAGCAACCGTCATTATTCCAGCACGTAATGAGGCAAATAATTTACCCCAATTACTCACTTCTTTAAATAAATATGAAGGCTTAGAAATTATCGTAATGGATGACCAATCCACAGATAATACTAAAGATATTGCTAAAAGTTATGGCGTAAAGGTATACGATGTGCCTGAAAATAAGGGGTGGTCGGGTAAATCCTATGCTTGTTGGGAAGGTGCTAAAAAAGCACAGCACTCTTTATTATTATTTTTAGATGCAGACGTGCGCTTAGCACAACGCTATAGTATTGAATATATTTTCCATCAATATAAGCATCAAAATTATAGAGGATTACTTACTATTCAACCTTATCATCGTATTAGTAAATTATACGAAAACTTTTCGGCTATCTTTAATCTAATGACAGTAATTGGCTTAAATGTGTTTTCATACAATGCAACAGTGGATGATAAAAAAGGGGCTTTTGGTCCTATTTTATGTACTAATAAAGCAGATTACGTTAAAACTAAAGGACATTATAATGCACGTCATTCAATTATCGAGGGGGTTGCTATAAGTAAGGCATACAATAATATGCACTTACCTGTTGAATTGTTTGAGGGCGTTGGAGTAGCAGATTTTCGAATGTATCCTAATGGGCTGAGTGAACTTATAGGTGGGTGGTCTAAGCATATTGCTGCTGGATCAAGTATTACAAAAAAATCTGTAATACGACTTATATTAACTTGGCTAAGCGGTTCCTTTTTAAGTTTAATAATTCTTATATTAGCTATGACTTTTAATATTGGACAAATCCTTTTTTGCGTAGCGCTATACACAATATATAGTTTGCAATTTACATTCTTCATGCGAAGAATTGGTAACTTTAATGTATTAGTGCTGTTTTTATTTCATCCTATCTTATTTCTATTCTTTATAGTGATATTTGCCAAATCATGGATTGATATTAATTTATTAAAAACAGTGAAATGGAAAGGCAGAAAGATTAAAACTAAATAA
- a CDS encoding phytoene desaturase family protein, whose translation MNIGIIGAGVTGLAAAARLSAQGHDVVLYEKNEQVGGRMSQFQSKGYTFDMGPTIVMMPEIYRDVFKYAHKSIDDYLDMKQLAHIYDVYFSKDDKVTVPTDLAELQHTLETLEPGSTHGFMSFLTDIYKRYEIARKHFLERTFRKPSDFFNLHTLYQGMRLKTFNNASDLISDYVDNEKIQKLLAFQTLYIGIDPKRTPSLYTMIPMVEMMFGVHYIKGGMYQYTKALEQLNYDLGTEIITEAPIDEIIIDSRYKRAEGLKVNGDIKKFDKILCTADFPYAAQNLISEPNALKNYGSEKIEKMDYSCSAFLLYMGIDKDLSEDILIHNVIFSEGFDQNIEEIFKGKMPEDPSIYVYAPSVIDPSLAPEGKTGLYILMPISELKIGEMDWSNPETIEHTKQLIYDKLSTIDSLKDVREHIETEIAFTPQDFETRYNAKFGSAFGLMPTLAQSNYYRPPNVSWDYDNLYFAGASAHPGSGVPIVLTSAKITVEAMLEDIEQ comes from the coding sequence TTGAATATTGGAATTATAGGCGCAGGTGTAACGGGTTTAGCAGCAGCGGCAAGATTGTCCGCACAAGGTCATGATGTCGTGTTGTATGAAAAAAATGAACAAGTTGGCGGAAGAATGAGTCAATTTCAAAGTAAAGGCTACACTTTTGATATGGGGCCTACAATCGTAATGATGCCTGAAATATACCGAGATGTTTTTAAATATGCACATAAAAGCATAGACGATTATCTTGATATGAAGCAATTAGCACATATTTACGATGTTTACTTTAGTAAAGATGATAAAGTGACGGTACCTACGGATTTAGCTGAATTGCAGCATACTTTAGAAACGTTAGAACCAGGATCAACGCACGGATTTATGTCATTTTTAACTGACATCTATAAAAGATATGAAATTGCACGTAAACATTTTTTGGAACGTACATTTAGAAAACCTTCAGATTTCTTTAACTTGCATACTTTATATCAAGGAATGCGCTTGAAGACGTTTAATAATGCCAGTGACTTAATCAGTGACTATGTAGACAATGAAAAAATTCAGAAACTATTAGCGTTTCAAACTTTATACATTGGTATTGACCCTAAAAGAACGCCTTCGCTATATACTATGATACCGATGGTCGAAATGATGTTTGGTGTTCATTATATTAAAGGTGGAATGTATCAATATACTAAAGCGCTAGAACAACTCAATTATGATTTAGGTACGGAAATTATTACTGAAGCGCCTATCGATGAAATTATTATTGATTCTAGATATAAACGTGCCGAAGGGCTAAAGGTAAATGGCGACATTAAGAAATTTGATAAAATTTTATGTACCGCAGATTTTCCTTATGCGGCTCAAAATCTAATTTCAGAACCTAATGCTTTGAAAAATTATGGTTCGGAAAAAATAGAGAAAATGGATTACTCATGTTCTGCATTTCTACTTTATATGGGTATAGATAAAGACTTATCTGAAGATATATTAATTCATAACGTTATTTTTTCTGAAGGATTTGATCAAAACATAGAAGAGATTTTCAAAGGGAAAATGCCAGAAGATCCATCTATTTATGTGTATGCGCCTAGTGTGATAGATCCATCATTAGCGCCAGAGGGTAAAACAGGTCTCTATATATTAATGCCGATTTCCGAATTAAAAATAGGAGAAATGGATTGGTCTAACCCCGAGACAATTGAACATACTAAGCAATTAATTTACGACAAGCTTAGTACGATTGATAGTTTAAAAGATGTACGAGAACATATTGAAACTGAAATTGCTTTTACACCGCAAGATTTTGAAACACGATATAATGCTAAGTTTGGCTCAGCATTTGGTTTGATGCCAACGTTGGCACAAAGTAATTATTACCGTCCGCCAAATGTGAGTTGGGATTATGATAACTTATACTTTGCAGGTGCGAGTGCCCACCCAGGTTCCGGCGTACCGATTGTATTAACAAGTGCGAAAATCACGGTAGAGGCTATGTTAGAAGATATTGAGCAGTAA
- a CDS encoding pyridoxamine 5'-phosphate oxidase family protein encodes MNKAQVLTEVEKILNSSRIGVLSTAHNNVPNSRYMVFYNDDLTLYTKTNIDSTKVSEFKDNPRAHILLGYDDTNNRSFLEIDAQVEVINDQATIDWLWETQDKTFFDSKDDPELCVLKVTPNSIKIMNDDTIDSPQTINFD; translated from the coding sequence ATGAATAAAGCACAAGTATTAACTGAAGTTGAAAAAATATTAAATAGTTCTAGAATAGGTGTATTATCAACAGCACATAATAACGTTCCAAATAGTCGTTATATGGTATTTTACAATGATGACTTAACTTTATATACGAAAACAAATATTGATTCTACAAAAGTTAGCGAATTTAAAGATAACCCACGCGCTCATATATTACTTGGTTATGATGATACGAACAATCGTAGTTTCTTAGAAATTGACGCTCAAGTCGAAGTCATCAATGATCAAGCTACTATTGATTGGCTATGGGAAACACAAGATAAAACATTCTTCGATTCAAAAGATGACCCAGAGTTATGTGTACTTAAAGTGACACCAAACTCAATTAAAATAATGAATGATGATACGATAGATTCACCACAAACAATCAATTTTGATTAA
- a CDS encoding YbgA family protein has protein sequence MKERGYIERLWREEKYRVLAHSKQHYDEIRELLKQGPSYTMVKDKIDEALIITPTIGSTINAFDHMWGYFKNKATANEKEQYLTLKRQFQNKQIDASLIKQFLKDMAEEYDVQYLINSTALYR, from the coding sequence ATGAAAGAACGTGGTTATATAGAACGTTTATGGAGAGAAGAAAAATATCGTGTACTCGCACATAGTAAACAACATTATGACGAAATACGAGAGCTATTAAAGCAAGGCCCATCCTATACAATGGTTAAAGATAAAATTGATGAAGCCTTAATAATAACGCCGACAATAGGATCTACAATCAATGCATTCGACCACATGTGGGGTTATTTTAAAAATAAAGCGACAGCAAATGAAAAAGAGCAATATTTAACATTGAAGCGGCAATTCCAAAATAAACAAATTGACGCATCGCTGATAAAACAGTTTTTAAAAGATATGGCAGAGGAATATGATGTGCAATATTTAATAAACAGCACAGCTTTATATAGATAG
- a CDS encoding cryptochrome/photolyase family protein encodes MNLGVILNRVFRINDNPLFHFINEHKEDIDQLAILIPIEDMSDVNKVKQQYYYDVAGSFIEELKQYNIQPFIIPYNKLEELCYNLELTHVLMAKDIMSYNKEENDYPHISAKLKQQKIKIISRRVNHYLQPSVTFNKQHEPYKVFTSFYKANRDKIVKKPTYNYKLNDISSLCVKGENKTEITFSSDKDLEQQSIKAWQAFLKNDIGYYASNRDDVAQAYVSGMSIDLAYGLLDITMVMNDLLDDYPNDEENYEAYIRELMFREFYYVLMTQFPETAHQSFNEKYRKLNWSYSKANFKAWTEGKTGFPLVDAAMRKLNRTGHMHNRLRMVVSQFLTKDLFIDWTWGEAYFKKYLIDYDNASNVHGWQWSASTGTDAVPYFRMFNPSTQGERFDKNAYFIKEELPIFDDVPAKYIHHPMSYVERLKKDYEIELGKDYPKELVDHKASRDYVMTKFKNVGK; translated from the coding sequence ATGAATCTTGGAGTTATTTTAAATCGAGTTTTTAGAATCAATGATAATCCGTTATTCCATTTTATTAATGAACATAAAGAAGATATTGATCAACTTGCGATATTAATACCTATCGAGGATATGTCAGACGTCAATAAAGTTAAACAACAATATTATTATGACGTAGCTGGGAGTTTTATTGAGGAATTAAAGCAATATAATATTCAACCATTTATAATACCTTACAATAAATTAGAAGAGTTATGTTATAACTTAGAACTCACACATGTATTAATGGCTAAGGATATTATGAGTTATAATAAAGAAGAAAATGATTATCCTCATATTAGTGCTAAATTAAAACAACAGAAAATCAAAATTATAAGTAGACGCGTTAACCATTACTTACAACCTTCGGTAACTTTTAATAAACAACACGAACCATATAAGGTTTTTACAAGCTTTTATAAAGCTAATAGAGATAAGATAGTTAAAAAACCTACATATAATTATAAACTTAACGATATAAGCAGCCTCTGCGTAAAAGGGGAAAACAAGACTGAAATTACATTTAGTTCTGATAAAGATCTTGAACAGCAATCTATTAAAGCTTGGCAAGCATTTTTAAAAAATGATATAGGGTATTACGCTTCAAATAGAGACGATGTAGCACAAGCATATGTAAGTGGCATGAGCATTGATTTAGCATATGGCTTACTTGATATTACTATGGTAATGAATGATCTATTAGATGATTATCCGAATGATGAGGAAAATTACGAGGCTTACATTAGAGAATTAATGTTTCGAGAATTTTACTATGTATTAATGACCCAATTTCCAGAAACAGCACATCAATCATTTAATGAGAAATACCGTAAGTTGAATTGGTCTTATAGTAAAGCAAACTTTAAAGCTTGGACTGAGGGGAAAACAGGATTTCCACTAGTTGATGCTGCGATGCGTAAATTAAATAGAACAGGACATATGCACAATCGCTTAAGAATGGTCGTATCTCAATTTTTAACAAAAGATTTATTTATAGATTGGACATGGGGTGAAGCATATTTTAAAAAATATTTGATCGATTACGATAACGCTTCGAATGTTCACGGTTGGCAATGGTCGGCTTCAACTGGTACCGATGCCGTACCTTACTTCAGAATGTTTAATCCTAGTACACAAGGTGAGCGCTTTGATAAAAACGCTTATTTTATTAAAGAAGAATTACCGATTTTTGATGATGTACCAGCTAAATATATTCATCATCCAATGTCATATGTTGAACGTTTAAAAAAAGATTACGAGATTGAATTAGGAAAAGATTATCCGAAAGAACTTGTAGATCATAAAGCAAGTAGAGACTATGTCATGACTAAATTTAAAAACGTTGGTAAATAA
- a CDS encoding transglycosylase family protein, which produces MKKTVLTSTIALGLGVTGLATGHHANAAETTGADHAHLAQLAQNNPSELNAKPVQEGSYNISFNQNGTNYHFSSNGKTWSWGFGGGSDQASTSEQAQPQQQTQQSAQTQEQPKQQEQTQQPAQTQEQPKQQQAPQTESTQQPQQESTSSNSSSSDDSGSSVNVNDHLKLIAQRESGGDIHATNASSGASGKYQFLQTTWDSVAPAQYKGQPASSAPESVQDAAAVKLYNTAGASQWVTA; this is translated from the coding sequence ATGAAAAAAACAGTATTAACTTCAACAATAGCTTTAGGATTAGGTGTAACAGGATTAGCGACAGGACATCATGCAAACGCAGCAGAAACTACTGGAGCTGACCATGCACATTTAGCACAATTAGCGCAAAATAACCCTTCTGAATTAAACGCGAAACCAGTTCAAGAAGGTTCATATAATATTAGCTTTAACCAAAATGGTACTAACTACCACTTCTCATCAAATGGCAAAACTTGGTCTTGGGGCTTCGGTGGAGGTTCTGATCAAGCATCAACTAGTGAACAAGCTCAACCACAACAACAAACTCAACAATCTGCTCAAACTCAAGAGCAACCAAAACAACAAGAGCAAACTCAACAACCTGCTCAAACTCAAGAACAACCAAAACAACAACAAGCACCACAAACTGAATCAACTCAACAACCACAACAAGAATCTACTTCAAGTAATTCAAGTTCAAGTGATGACAGCGGTTCTTCAGTAAACGTTAACGATCACTTAAAATTAATCGCTCAACGTGAATCAGGTGGCGACATCCATGCTACAAATGCATCTTCAGGTGCATCAGGTAAATATCAATTCTTACAAACTACATGGGATTCAGTAGCACCTGCTCAATACAAAGGTCAACCAGCTTCATCTGCTCCTGAATCAGTACAAGACGCTGCAGCTGTTAAATTATACAACACTGCTGGTGCTTCACAATGGGTAACTGCATAA